The stretch of DNA TATGGAGGGTTGTGTATAATCGGATGTAATGGGGACTGAATGTCCCTCTATGGCAGGGGTATTAGTTTTTCCGGGCTGTTTGGGAGAGAGCTCTCCCCACGTGCTGTCAGCCATGATCACGCCGGAGAGTGATGGGAAAAAACAGCCATACTGACACTGAGTTTTTACGTTCATTTTTTAGTATGAGTAATGCAATAATTCTATTCCTGGGTCAGTCATTACAGCCataccaaatacatatttttttttttacgttttactacttttgagcAATAAAAACACtttcttaaagggtaactgtcatatttttatttatttgctagtttattagagctaggcatgtatacctgagttagtctatcaatgattgccaaaagatctgtaattaccttataataacagctttcattaatgtctcctgtccctttccactgctcccttaaaagatcgTTGCTAGGActtgtctgtctccggctaggaagacagaggggcggtccttcacactgcatgcctgcattaggcttcagagtgaggaggcgtgtctctcagtaatccaatctgattggctgtcaggaagctgctggctacagaaagtttgtatgtgacctgagggaatgcagttttggcctcagagaactggcagaggagccatcttgagaagatcctcataatgtaggattcaaaacagccgtaactaaggggaaaactcaaggaaaactgtggtaagtgaagaaactaaagattgctttatgcataatgctgctgcagcagtaacatatgctaaaattgtttttttttttaatgagaatatgacagttaccctttaaaaagaagaaaatctttttgcatcgccGCATCCTAACACCCATAGCTTTTTTTTCATTTctgtctacggagctgtgtggggCAACTTGTAATTTTtactggtatcattttggggtaaataacactttttattgctttttattaccttttttggtggtgactaagcaaaaagcagtttgggcacttttttttttttttttttttctttttcagcatTTACCAtatgggataatttacatgatatttgtgtagtgcGGGTCGTTACAGATGtgtcgataccaaacatgtggaggagactggagaattaATTTTTGCAATTTgtttttcattgaaaagtgttttttcaatggcaaaaaaataaaaataatgcattcaaatacttacctccattctgctgtcagcAATGCTGTGCAGGACACAGACCTCTCCCGgtctgtgccctgagctctatgcagtccggctcaggcagcgcgataatgatgacatgacctctgataggctacaggaactaggactaaagcctattagaggatACGGTGGGCCTGGGAGATATAACTCCAATGCCCCATCACAGCTTTTTAACTGTATCGCTGCCCTGAGAACAGCCATACAGTTAAATAtgcagagatgagcgcttccacaatgaaaaCGCTCATTGTCCATGGCTCTTCTGCTGCCCCCCACTTGTCCCTACCTGGTGccacctgaggcaatcgcctcagctcgcctcattggcggtgcacccctgCACCTATGAGATATTATCCTAATGAAGTAGCTCTGTAAATGTTGAGAGTGATCCTCAACTGTATGAATAGTGACATCATAAGCTGCAAATAAACCATCACAGGTTTCTTTGGATTTATTAAGCGCCCATCTGTTCTGGATCCTGGGACACAGTCAGTAATCTGTCTACTTTCGAGCTTTATGTTTTTTTCTTGTCTTTCACCCCCGTCCTTCTGCTGTTATACAGTAATAAAGTAAAAAGGTATTAATGGTGTCCTCAGAATACTTTGTACCAATGTTAACAAAGTAGCACTTAATTTTCTATATGACAAGTTTTTTCTCTGTTCAAGAAGGCTTCATGTGCTAGCTCAGCTCCAGCAGGTTTTATCTGAATTTTTTATTGGGCACCTACAAAAACACCTATGAAAATACCATGTGTGACACTGAAGGAAATGCATTTTATTTTACAAGACAAAGACTATAACAGTAATTATGGTCTTAAAGGGCAACTAACTTTTGAGTCAGCAGCTTTAGAAGATAGTCCTGCTAATAACATGCTCGCATACAATAAATAACCACGTTTTCACCAAGTAGCACCTGGCAAGCCTAAATCCAAAGGTCAGGGTGGTCGTGTAAAGCCAATGCATTTGTTTGTGGATCAGCACCAATATGGTCTCTGGAGCGGTAGCTCAAAGTTCACCTTCTGCCAATTTTTACAGCGCCAGTTGCAAAGTTTTATGGAGGAGCAATAAAAGTCTTGGTTAAAGGAAGGCAGTAAACATCCACCATAAGGTAAGTGTTGTGTGTTGGGGTTGAGTGCCCATATGGCTGCCACAGATTCCCAGGAAATCGCCCCAGCCACACAACTAGCCCTGTGCTTTGAGTCTCTATGAGAAAAGTGCATTACAAATGTTTCTCATTGTCATATAGAATCAGGGGCGTAACTGGAAAAGGCTGATCCCCATAGCAAATTTTCGAGCAGCCACCCCCTATCAACTTCCTATAGGCTCCTGTGGCTACTCAACACCACCATGCTCTCTATAAAACCCTCACCCAGTCAGTAGTTATCCACCTTAGTGCCCAAACACAGTAGATATACCCCTAGTGCTCCCTTTAAGTAGTTATAGCCCATTTGTACCCCTAATGGCCCAGTATCCCCTGCCGTGGCATCCATTGGATGCCACAAGAACAAATCCTATACCATGGAACAGTCAGCACTATATAACTAAAAACATCTCAATGTATGCTACCCTATTGGATGTAGACCACAGCCACCACTCTGTTAGAAGGAGTGGCAAACCAGCAAGGTCAGAAGTACTACTGCTGCTATGCTAGCTGCTATAGGGCCTGGCCAAGCAGTAATTTTCCCTTCAGTAGCTGACACCATAGTCGGCTGAAGGGCGGCTGCTTTAACCTGCTCTATCTCTAGATATATAGCAGCTAGGGATATGAGCCAAGTCTTGTTTTTCtgacaatctaagctttaaaaGAAGACCTGGTTCTGCGATAAAGACTTTAGAAACCAGGTCGGGAGTGAGATCTGCAAGTAACACATTCCCAATCAGGTTTCTAGAGGTTCCATCCTATGACAGTGCAGGTTAAAGCAGTAGGCTATGGTCTCAGAGAGTGGGAGGAGGAGAGGGGGCCTAATGGGGGACATACtgacaggctgcaaggagaggaaaGAGATACAGATCCTACTATTCTTGCGCAACCACTGTATGTGACACCGGGGCGAGTGGTAACATGGAGTTCTGTGCATGTTATCCCCTCCTTTCCCCTCAATCACACATTATACTTGGTTTCTGATTGTCACATACAAAGGTCCTTTTTTTTACCAGGAAAGAAGTGAAAAAATTAGCATCTATTCAGCGATTCTACGATTAGTTAGGCCACTTATTGACACCCTGACCCAGATGTttcctacagtcctgatcaaaagtttaagaccacttaaaaaatgcaaaaaatcatattttacattgttggatcttaacaaggttccaagtagagcttcaacatgcaacaagaagaaatgggagtgagacaaaacattttttgagcattcaatttaatgaaaataacgattaaactgaaacaggctgtttttcagctgatccaaattttaggaccacatgcctttgaaaggccaaatctgtgtaaagatctggattcattgtcattttctgtcaggtagtcacacgttgtgatggcaaaggcaaaaaaactctccctttttgaacgtggtcgggttgttgaactgcataagcagggtctctcacagcgcgccattgctgctgaggtgggacgcagtaagacagtcatttggaatttcttaaatgatcctgagggttatggaacaaaaaagtcaagtggaagaccccaaaaaatttcatcagcactgagccggaggattggctatctgtcaagacactggatgatcctcgacccaaattaaggcccttactggtgctgactgcttccccataaccatcagacggcatctgagactgaagggcttcaaaaacaaaaaacgtcttcaaagacctcatctccttgaacgccacagaactgctcgtttggactttgcaagagagcaccaaacatgggacattcaaaggtggaaaaaagttttattctctgatgagaaaaaacttaaccttgatggtcctgatggtttccaacattactggcatgacaagcagatcccacctgagatgttttctacgcgccacagtggagggggcgccataatggtctgggaggCTTTTTCctgcagtggaacaatggagcttcaggaagtacaggggcgtcaaacggccgctggccatgtccagatgtggcagagagcattcctcatgactgagggccctcatctgtgtggtaacgactgggtttttcaaccggacaacgctacagtacacaatgcccgcaggacaagggacttcttccaggagaataacatcactcttttggcccatcctgcgtgttctaaatccaattgagaacctttggggatgaaaggcaagggaagtttacaaaaatggacaacagttccagacagtagatggccttcgtgcggccgtcttcaccacttggagaaatgttcccactcacctcatggaaacgcttccatcaagcatgccgaaacaaatttttgaagtgataaacaataatggcggagttactcattactgagttcatgtttggaagttggatttctgttttgggggaatttagtttttttttggaggtgtggtcctaaacttttgatcagctgtaaaacagcctgtttcagtttattcgttgttttcattaaattgaatgctcaaaatatgtttgtctcactcccatttcttcttgttgcatgttgaagctctacttggaaccttgttaagatccagccatgctaaataggatttttttgccatttttaaagtggtcttaaacttgtaATCAGGACTGTAGCATGCAAATCGCGGCATAAAAAAATCACCCTAAACACTTGTTCATACAAACATCAATAAAGTTTACATTTTACACTGTCCCAATCACATTCTTCCATCtatgaaatgtgtttttttttgtacaaaagcaGTAAAATGCTAAAAATACTACACATATTTAGTATCGCCGTAATCATACCAACCTATAGAATAACACACTAGGGGCCCATTCAAAAGTTTGCTAAGGGGTCCAAGCTTTTCTAGTTCATCCCTACAAACTAGGCAATTGCACAGAGCCCAATTTGCCCAAACTGCATGAGTAAATTAAACCATCCAGTATTTTTAAGTAGAGCGGTATTATTTATAAAGTATATGGAAGTATTATGTGGGCTGTAAATACTACATATAACTTTGGCACTATATGGAGATTTTATTATGAAGGCTGTATATGGCGGTGTTACAGTATCTACAGTACATTATATGGCAGTGTCACAGTATTATGTGGACAGAAATTAAGGTAAAACCCATATTAGACTGGTGGCTTTGCTTGTTACCCAGTGCTCCATCTTTCATAAAACTGTATCAAAGATCGGCCACACATTTCCCCTCATATCAGATTATTAACAAGCAAAGGCGAACGTCATGCTCATTATACTGTCAAATATGTATCCCGGAGGGTGAACAGACTCCGTGGAGGAGGCTACCGTCATGTCCCAAGCATCCACGAAGCCCACGTTGATCCCTTGGAAGACCTCCCTAAGCACCAGATACTGGCAATAACCATTGAAGTCACCAATTCTCTCTTGAGGAGCAGTTGATTCTCTGGTGTTTTCCGTCTTGATGATGACCTTGGTATCTGGACTCCTTAGAAACAATCGCTCCACGGCTCTACGGATGTTGATCGCTCGTTTAATGTAGAGTTTTAGTGGAAACTGTCTGAAGTGTTGTCCCATGGTAATTACAATGATGGTGTCCTTCCCCCCACCACGTTGGTCAATCTGACGACTCGTGTACATGTCCTCCTTGGAGTAGAAGAATGAGAAGCTCTCCAGGGGGAAGCCGTGCCTTTTGAAGGAAACATAAATGTCCTTATCCATGTTGAAAGCTTCAAGTGTCTTCTCCCATGAACTCCATCCACTCTCATGATAACGGAAATATTTTACTACTGATGGAGACAAAACAGAAGGTGGTTAGAAATTATTTAGACGTAATGTGTATTTACTCATTAAATGtcataaatgtcattttatttgcgTTTGGTGCAGTTTATAAAGAACAGCTGAGGTCCAGGTGGACTAGAGCAAAGATCCCTGGTGGGCTAGAGAAGTGAAGAGGTTAATGATGACACGTGTGAGCTGGGGgagagctcggctattttcagcgttcacataggaatgaatggagggcggctgcgttctaaagataggtgctcgtcccagaggtgggacctacacctatcaGACACCGACAATGTCCTAGCTGAAACTTCTTTGATAAAGGTGACGAGGGTGACACTTACTCTTGATCTCCTCGGTGAAGTGCACTATGTACTGACGTAACGTGGAATCTCCGATGAGGAAGAGGTTCTTCCCCTGCAGACATTTAATGAAGTCGTCCCCCGACTTATAGACGGTCATGTCACAGTAAACGGGGCGCCAGGTGTAATTGTAGAAGTATCCGCTGGGAAAGGGAGAGCTCATCCCCGGCTGACATTTTACATTGGAAGTGGCTGAATGATCTgagcaaaaaatgttaaaaataaatgtCATTGAGGCACATTTCACATCACTGCAGAAACAACGACATTGTGGTGGGATAACCGGGAACCTTGTGGACCTCGAATAGgactttctgtctgtctgtctatcaattatctatctatctatctcatgtctatctatccagtgtcggactggggtacctagggaccaccagtaaaatttattttgggggcccaccgtacggatacattcaaatataataaataatctaacaagttttttttatatgaacataggctggttgaggtgctgtacattgaatatatgtatgtagtgtactaaatctaatgtgatatgtgccacttgtgcagtgggtgggagactaggggcccaccttgctcaggggcccaccgggggattccactgtacccctgtgggccagtccgagcctgtatctatctatctaatatccatctatttatctatctatctatctgtctatctcatatctatctaattatctatctaatatatatctgtctatctatcccaACTCTTGAACATCTCCACATCATATGTTTGATATTGGGTCACCCAGGTTAAACATTATCCGTCCGTGCCCACCAGGAAATGCTGTTTTATTGGGCAGAAAGGCGTTTTCTGGAACTTTCTGCTTGCCAAGTGAAAGGTGAAAGAAGTTCCTCATTCTATAAAAACTTTATATAACAGCTGACAATTGTCCGTGTAATCACACAGCGATGGCAAAGAGGGGAACGtggaaaaatgtattatttttaaccctcttaAAACAATTGGCAAGTTTTATAAATTATATGCTTCATGTGAAATATACGTATACAGTACATATCCAcacaggcaaaaaaaaataaaaaatgtttgaaataattttttcttttattaggtACCTTTCTCAATATTTATTCtgattattgtattttttttagtattagattttttattttatttttcttatactTACTGTATTTCACAGTTTTTATCCTGTGTATTCTATTGTTTTTGTCTCTACTTAGTATTTACtactgttttttattatttttttcttttaagttttttcctttttactCTTAACATTCCCACTTTTTCCCCCCTCCCACTGTGTAGATCACTGTGTAAATAGTCATTTTATCCTATGGCTACGTTCACACAGCATTTTATTTATTGCAGATGTCAGCTCTTCTCAAaatcagtgtaaaaaaaaaaacagaacatgtaattaggatttcttataattttttaacccatttcagggaaaatcgatttgttaccacgaagcgttgcggaaatttggcttcgcagcaaatcaaattttccctgaaattgaagtggacttcgattcgctcagcaCTAGAAATCAGCTCTCTATCAGCTTTGTATTTTTCAGCTTCAAAATAAAGCTGTGTGAACAAAGGTGTGCGCTCCGTGGGCGTATTATGGACCgcctttgcggatccacaatacgtgGGCACCGTTCAgtgcaattcacttcaatggatccgcaaatctggacatgcggaatggtgcggaacggaggcacggaacggaagcactacggagtgcttccatggggtttcatcccgtacttccgttccacaaaaagatagaacctatcctatctttttgcggaacggccggatcgcggacccattaaagtgaatgggtccgcgatccgctgtggctgccctactgtgttcgtgcattgcggcccgcggcACGGCCATGGggtgcacacgttcatgtgcaaaaGTCTCATGGCTTCTGGGTGGTTTTAGAATTTAACCAAAGTGGCAACTAAATAAGACAAAAACAGGTAAAATGTAACTCACCACTTACTTTTACAATCTGTAACCACTATAGGATTCAAACTTTGGGCCATTTCCACACCGACATTAGACCTTCAAAAAATTAAGATGCCATTTatacaatttattttaaaaaaattataaaata from Bufo bufo chromosome 7, aBufBuf1.1, whole genome shotgun sequence encodes:
- the LOC121008296 gene encoding NXPE family member 2-like, whose protein sequence is MAQSLNPIVVTDCKNHSATSNVKCQPGMSSPFPSGYFYNYTWRPVYCDMTVYKSGDDFIKCLQGKNLFLIGDSTLRQYIVHFTEEIKIVKYFRYHESGWSSWEKTLEAFNMDKDIYVSFKRHGFPLESFSFFYSKEDMYTSRQIDQRGGGKDTIIVITMGQHFRQFPLKLYIKRAINIRRAVERLFLRSPDTKVIIKTENTRESTAPQERIGDFNGYCQYLVLREVFQGINVGFVDAWDMTVASSTESVHPPGYIFDSIMSMTFAFAC